In Melospiza melodia melodia isolate bMelMel2 chromosome 30, bMelMel2.pri, whole genome shotgun sequence, a single window of DNA contains:
- the FZD2 gene encoding frizzled-2, which translates to MGPPGVLPALAWLLAGLSVPAPSRAQLHGEKGISIPDHGFCQPISIPLCTDIAYNQTIMPNLLGHTNQEDAGLEVHQFYPLVKVQCSLELKFFLCSMYAPVCTVLEQAIPPCRSICERARQGCEALMNKFGFQWPERLRCENFPRHGAEQICVGQNHSEDGGSPALLTSATPLAGQGTPGAPRYATLDHPFHCPRALKVPSYLNYKFLGEKDCAAPCEPTRPDGHMFFNEDEIRFARIWILIWSVLCCASTFFTVTTYLVDMQRFRYPERPIIFLSGCYTMVSVAYIAGFVLEERVVCNERFQEDGYRTVVQGTKKEGCTILFMMLYFFSMASSIWWVILSLTWFLAAGMKWGHEAIEANSQYFHLAAWAVPAVKTITILAMGQIDGDLLSGVCFVGLNNIDPLRGFVLAPLFVYLFIGTSFLLAGFVSLFRIRTIMKHGGTKTEKLERLMVRIGVFSVLYTVPATIVIACYFYEQAFREHWERSWISQNCKSLAIPCPLHFTPRMTPDFTVYMIKYLMTLIVGITSGFWIWSGKTLHSWRKFYTRLTNSKQGETTV; encoded by the coding sequence ATGGGCCCCCCCGGCGTGCTGCccgccctggcctggctgctggcgGGGCTGAGCGTGCCGGCGCCGAGCCGGGCCCAGCTGCACGGCGAGAAGGGCATCTCCATCCCCGACCACGgcttctgccagcccatctccatCCCGCTCTGCACCGACATCGCCTACAACCAGACCATCATGCCCAACCTGCTGGGTCACACCAACCAGGAGGACGCGGGGCTGGAGGTCCATCAGTTCTACCCTCTGGTGAAGGTGCAGTGCTCGCTGGAGCTGAAGTTCTTCCTGTGCTCCATGTACGCGCCGGTGTGCACGGTGCTGGAGCAGGCCATCCCGCCGTGCCGCTCCATCTGCGAGCGGGCGCGCCAGGGCTGCGAGGCCCTCATGAACAAATTCGGCTTCCAGTGGCCGGAGCGGCTGCGGTGCGAGAACTTCCCCCGGCACGGCGCCGAGCAGATCTGCGTGGGGCAGAACCACTCGGAGGACGGCGGCTCCCCGGCGCTGCTGACCAGCGCCACGCCGCTGGCCGGCCAGGGCACCCCCGGCGCCCCCCGCTACGCCACCCTGGACCACCCCTTCCACTGCCCACGGGCGCTGAAGGTGCCCAGCTACCTCAACTACAAGTTCCTGGGGGAGAAGGACTGCGCGGCGCCCTGCGAGCCCACCCGGCCCGACGGCCACATGTTCTTCAACGAGGACGAGATCCGCTTCGCCCGCATCTGGATCCTCATCTGGTCCGTCCTGTGCTGCGCCTCCACCTTCTTCACCGTCACCACCTACCTGGTGGACATGCAGCGCTTCCGCTACCCCGAGCGACCCATCATCTTCCTCTCGGGGTGCTACACCATGGTGTCGGTGGCCTACATCGCCGGCTTCGTGCTGGAGGAGAGGGTGGTGTGCAACGAGCGCTTCCAGGAGGACGGCTACCGCACCGTGGTgcagggcaccaagaaggagggCTGCACCATCCTCTTCATGATGCTCTACTTCTTCAGCATGGCCAGCTCCATCTGGTGGGTCATCCTCTCCCTCACCTGGTTCCTGGCCGCCGGCATGAAATGGGGCCACGAGGCCATCGAGGCCAACTCCCAGTACTTCCACTTGGCCGCCTGGGCAGTGCCGGCGGTCAAGACCATCACCATCCTGGCCATGGGGCAGATCGACGGCGACCTGCTGAGCGGCGTCTGCTTCGTGGGCCTCAACAACATCGACCCTCTGCGAGGCTTCGTGCTGGCGCCGCTCTTCGTCTACCTCTTCATCGGCACCTCCTTCCTCCTGGCCGGCTTCGTCTCCCTCTTCCGCATCCGCACCATCATGAAGCACGGCGGCACCAAGACGGAGAAGCTGGAGCGGCTCATGGTTCGCATTGGCGTTTTCAGCGTCCTCTACACCGTGCCGGCCACCATCGTCATCGCCTGCTACTTCTACGAGCAGGCCTTCCGCGAGCACTGGGAGCGCAGCTGGATCAGCCAGAACTGCAAGAGCTTGGCCATCCCCTGCCCGCTGCACTTCACCCCCCGCATGACCCCCGACTTCACCGTCTACATGATCAAGTATCTCATGACTCTGATCGTGGGCATCACCTCGGGGTTCTGGATATGGTCTGGCAAAACCCTGCACTCCTGGAGGAAGTTCTACACTCGGCTCACCAACAGCAAGCAGGGCGAGACCACGGTGTGA